From one Silene latifolia isolate original U9 population unplaced genomic scaffold, ASM4854445v1 scaffold_124, whole genome shotgun sequence genomic stretch:
- the LOC141637635 gene encoding uncharacterized protein LOC141637635, with amino-acid sequence MKLRQLMHLLKKEDYFGPTVADIYTIEFQNRGLPHAHILLWLRRGSEEVSTDFIDTIIHAEIPDKNKEPRFYEIVSRSMVHGPCGKDGPNCPCMMNDVCTKKYPKGHNESTTLDRNGYPVYVRRKDSRNIKKGIHEMDNRSIVPYNPGLLLMFDAHINVEWCNTAKAIKYLFKYISKGPDKATLVIQEDTQDQIKAYMDCRYLSASEAAWRIFEFGIQERYPSVMRLPVHLEGEQSVVIKDSDMLEEIFEEKNSTNTMMTAWMATNANQPDARTLSYAEFPTKYVRKEGGWHKRKQGKCIGRMVYVHPTAGEKYYLRVLLNIIKGAQSYQEIRTLGDVVYPTFKEACYEHGLLNNDKEWHEAMSEANKWAMPSQLRELFVTMILFCEVTDITKLWEESYGMLSEDIGRKKRRLFGDPNLELSDAAKRPYTLLEIDKILMRYGTRLSDIESMPQPVESDVHGMENRLIRDERKYDRKQLRDEWEGKVKLLNREQKVINAVSSKLHELFFVYGHGGTGKTFLYGAISAKLRSEGKIVLNVASYRGVTTTGGGRTVDSRFDIPIELFDDSTCNVKQNSQLAELLRETSLIIWDEAPMDHRNAFEALDRTMRDIVSYTDPDASSKMFGGKVVLLGGDFRQVLPIVSKGKRQDIVQASISRSHIWRSCTVFLLRKSMRVTDSDGQRQRFNKWLLAMGDGRLEAKAEEHEDEGTWIKIPEEYTSVCGKLDIKQVVDEIYPSFVEGSKDDEYLRERAILTPLNETTDTVNDYMTGQIPCNYKIYKSCDEVCAASIDSDDQFSAYPIEYLNTLNLQGLPRHELKLKVGMPVMLLRNINPSQGLCNGTRLIVTRTGEYIVEARIITGSNVGKHVLIPRIVLTSTDPKVPFILKRRQYPLKPCYAMTINKSQGQSLTHVGVYLPKPVFSHGQLYVAASRTTTPQGLRFFIDDSDQNFKGYTRNIVYKEVFSNLPVID; translated from the exons ATATATTATTGTGGCTAAGGAGAGGGAGTGAAGAGGTGTCAACCGACTTCATCGACACCATAATCCATGCGGAGATACCTGACAAAAACAAGGAGCCACGGTTTTATGAAATTGTGTCACGCTCTATGGTCCATGGACCATGCGGCAAAGATGGTCCTAATTGCCCATGTATGATGAATGATGTTTGCACAAAGAAATATCCAAAGGGACATAACGAGAGCACAACATTGGACCGCAATGGGTATCCAGTGTACGTAAGAAGGAAGGACAGTAG GAACATTAAAAAGGGTATCCATGAGATGGACAATAGATCTATTGTACCATATAACCCAGGGTTGCTTTTAATGTTTGATGCACACATCAATGTCGAGTGGTGCAACACAGCAAAAGCCATAAAGTATTTGTTTAAATATATATCAAAGGGGCCAGATAAAGCGACTTTAGTCATACAAGAGGACACACAGGACCAGATAAAGGCTTACATGGACTGTCGATATCTATCTGCATCAGAGGCGGCCTGGAGGATCTTTGAGTTTGGTATCCAGGAGAGATATCCTTCAGTGATGCGCCTCCCCGTGCACCTGGAAGGAGAACAATCAGTGGTGATTAAGGACAGTGATATGCTAGAAGAAATATTTGAGGAGAAAAACAGCACAAACACAATGATGACAGCGTGGATGGCAACAAATGCAAATCAGCCAGATGCAAGAACGTTATCCTATGCGGAATTTCCAACAAAATACGTGCGGAAGGAAGGGGGATGGCACAAAAGGAAGCAAGGGAAGTGCATTGGCAGGATGGTTTACGTTCACCCAACAGCCGGAGAAAAGTATTACCTGAGAGTGCTCCTTAACATAATCAAGGGTGCGCAAAGTTATCAAGAAATTAGAACATTGGGGGACGTTGTGTACCCTACATTCAAGGAAGCTTGTTATGAACATGGCCTTTTAAATAATGATAAGGAGTGGCATGAAGCCATGTCAGAGGCAAATAAATGGGCAATGCCGTCGCAGCTCAGGGAGCTATTCGTCACGATGATTCTGTTTTGTGAAGTAACAGATATAACAAAGCTGTGGGAGGAGAGTTATGGGATGCTATCAGAGGACATTGGGCGCAAGAAAAGAAGATTGTTTGGAGACCCTAATTTAGAACTTAGTGATGCCGCCAAACGGCCATACACCCTACTTGAGATAGACAAAATTCTGATGAGATACGGCACGAGATTATCGGACATAGAAAGTATGCCGCAACCAGTGGAATCAGATGTACACGGCATGGAGAACAGACTGATTAGGGATGAGAGGAAGTACGATCGCAAGCAGCTCAGGGACGAGTGGGAGGGGAAGGTCAAATTACTGAACAGAGAGCAAAAAG TTATCAATGCTGTTAGTAGCAAGTTACATGAGTTGTTTTTCGTTTACGGTCATGGAGGAACAGGAAAGACGTTCTTATACGGGGCAATCTCAGCGAAACTACGGTCGGAGGGCAAGATTGTACTCAATGTGGCATC GTATCGCGGCGTTACTACTACCGGGGGGGGAAGGACGGTAGATAGTAGGTTTGATATACCTATTGAGCTATTCGACGACTCAACGTGTAATGTGAAACAGAATAGCCAGCTGGCTGAACTACTACGGGAGACGTCGTTGATTATATGGGATGAAGCCCCAATGGACCACAGGAATGCTTTTGAAGCACTAGATCGTACAATGAGGGATATAGTAAGCTACACCGATCCGGACGCCTCTTCAAAGATGTTCGGGGGAAAGGTGGTGTTACTTGGAGGCGATTTCAGACAAGTGCTCCCCATCGTATCGAAGGGGAAGAGACAGGATATCGTACAAGCCTCAATAAGCAGATCACATATATGGAGATCATGCACGGTGTTTCttctaaggaagagcatgagggtTACGGATTCAGATGGTCAAAGACAGAGATTTAATAAGTGGTTATTGGCTATGGGTGACGGGAGGTTAGAAGCGAAAGCGGAAGAGCATGAGGATGAAGGGACGTGGATAAAGATACCCGAGGAGTACACATCAGTGTGTGGGAAGCTTGATATTAAACAAGTAGTCGATGAAATTTACCCGAGTTTCGTAGAAGGGAGTAAGGATGATGAATACTTGCGTGAACGCGCAATACTGACTCCTTTGAACGAAACAACGGATACAGTAAACGACTATATGACCGGCCAGATCCCTTGcaactataaaatatataaaaGTTGCGATGAAGTATGCGCGGCTTCTATAGACAGCGATGACCAGTTCTCGGCTTACCCAATCGAGTACCTAAATACGCTAAATCTACAAGGCCTGCCAAGGCACGAGCTCAAGCTTAAGGTAGGCATGCCTGTAATGCTTTTACGGAATATTAACCCCTCTCAAGGATTGTGTAATGGAACTCGATTGATTGTAACACGAACAGGAGAATATATAGTGGAGGCGAGGATTATCACCGGATCAAACGTGGGTAAGCATGTGCTAATCCCAAGGATAGTGTTAACGTCGACGGATCCTAAGGTACCATTCATTCTCAAGAGAAGGCAATATCCACTGAAACCATGCTATGCAATGACCATAAACAAGAGTCAAGGTCAGTCCCTTACACACGTCGGGGTATACTTACCGAAGCCAGTTTTTAGTCACGGACAGTTATACGTTGCGGCATCGAGGACGACGACACCGCAAGGGCTGAGGTTCTTCATAGATGATAGTGACCAGAATTTCAAGGGATATACACGAAATATAGTATACAAAGAGGTGTTTTCGAATTTGCCTGTTATTGACTAA
- the LOC141637646 gene encoding serine--tRNA ligase-like isoform X1 — MLDINLFRADKGGNPELIRESQRRRFKDVAIVDEIIALDLEWRRVQFELESLRKDFNRMNKEVARLKIAGEDASATIKSTEDNKRSTAEMEAEVQEKKAALHAKLELVGNLVHDTVPISIDEANNQVIRTWGEQRIEANLKSHVDLVELLGIVDTKRGSNVAGGRGFYLKGDGVLLNQALINYGLAFMSNKEYTPLMTPFFMRKDIMARCAQLAQFDEELYKVTGEGDDKYLIATAEQPLCAYHLDDWMHPNDLPIRYVGYSSCFRKEAGSHGRDTLGIFRVHQFEKVEQFCITAPDDNKSWKMLEEMITNSEEFYQSLKLPYQIVAIVSGALNDAAAKKYDLEAWFPASKTYRELVSCSNCTDYQSRKLEIRFGQKKSNDQNKQYVHLLNSTLTATERTLCCILETYQKEDGVVIPEVLRPFMGGKTFIPFKNKPAPASDAKKKKPKA, encoded by the exons ATGTTGGACATCAACCTTTTTCGAGCTGATAAAGGCGGCAACCCTGAACTCATTCGCGAGTCTCAACGACGCCGTTTCAAGGATGTCGCCATTGTTGATGAAATCATTGCCCTTGACCTTGAATGGCGCCGAG tGCAATTTGAGCTAGAAAGCTTGCGCAAGGACTTCAATAGGATGAACAAGGAGGTGGCTCGCTTGAAAATT GCTGGCGAGGATGCATCTGCAACGATAAAAAGCACAGAAGATAACAAAAGATCGACTGCCGAAATGGAAGCTGAAGTTCAGGAAAAGAAAGCGGCATTGCATGCCAAATTGGAATTGGTGGGGAATCTTGTTCATGACACTGTCCCTATCAGCATTGATGAG GCCAATAACCAGGTGATAAGGACATGGGGTGAGCAACGCATAGAGGCCAATTTGAAAAGTCACGTCGACCTTGTTGAGCTTCTTGGGATTGTGGATACCAAGAGAG GCTCAAATGTGGCTGGTGGTAGAGGTTTCTACTTGAAAGGTGATGGTGTGCTCCTCAATCAAGCTTTGATAAATTATGGTCTTGCTTTCATGTCAAACAAGGAATATACACCATTAATGACCCCATTCTTTATGAGAAAAGATATTATGGCAAGATGTGCACAATTAGCCCAATTTGATGAAGAACTGTACAAG GTCACTGGGGAGGGAGATGATAAGTACCTAATTGCCACTGCTGAGCAGCCACTATGTGCCTACCACTTGGATGATTGGATGCACCCCAATGACCTCCCCAtaag GTATGTTGGATATTCGTCGTGCTTCCGGAAAGAAGCTGGGTCCCATGGTCGAGACACACTTGGGATTTTCAGAGTTCATCAATTTGAGAAAGTCGAACAATTTTGCATTACTGCCCCTGATGACAATAAGTCATGGAAGATGCTTGAAGAGATGATAACAAACTCTGAAGAATTTTATCAGTCA TTGAAACTCCCCTACCAGATTGTTGCCATTGTGTCTGGTGCTTTGAATGACGCAGCAGCGAAAAAGTATGATTTGGAAGCATGGTTTCCTGCGTCTAAAACATATAGAGAGTTGGTGTCCTGTTCGAACTGCACAGATTATCAGTCAAGAAAACTGGAAATCCGATTTGGTCAGAAAAAG AGCAATGACCAAAACAAGCAATACGTGCATCTGCTGAACTCCACCCTTACCGCAACAGAAAGGACTCTGTGTTGTATTCTGGAGACATATCAGAAGGAAGACGGTGTCGTGATACCCGAAGTTTTAAGACCTTTCATGGGAGGAAAGACCTTCATACCTTTCAAAAACAAACCAGCCCCAGCTTCGGACGCAAAGAAGAAAAAGCCTAAAGCGTAG
- the LOC141637646 gene encoding serine--tRNA ligase-like isoform X2 yields the protein MLDINLFRADKGGNPELIRESQRRRFKDVAIVDEIIALDLEWRRVQFELESLRKDFNRMNKEVARLKIAGEDASATIKSTEDNKRSTAEMEAEVQEKKAALHAKLELVGNLVHDTVPISIDEANNQVIRTWGEQRIEANLKSHVDLVELLGIVDTKRGSNVAGGRGFYLKGDGVLLNQALINYGLAFMSNKEYTPLMTPFFMRKDIMARCAQLAQFDEELYKVTGEGDDKYLIATAEQPLCAYHLDDWMHPNDLPIRYVGYSSCFRKEAGSHGRDTLGIFRVHQFEKVEQFCITAPDDNKSWKMLEEMITNSEEFYQSLKLPYQIVAIVSGALNDAAAKKYDLEAWFPASKTYRELVSCSNCTDYQSRKLEIRFGQKKVPLCMISFLEIYLYLVRKRAMTKTSNTCIC from the exons ATGTTGGACATCAACCTTTTTCGAGCTGATAAAGGCGGCAACCCTGAACTCATTCGCGAGTCTCAACGACGCCGTTTCAAGGATGTCGCCATTGTTGATGAAATCATTGCCCTTGACCTTGAATGGCGCCGAG tGCAATTTGAGCTAGAAAGCTTGCGCAAGGACTTCAATAGGATGAACAAGGAGGTGGCTCGCTTGAAAATT GCTGGCGAGGATGCATCTGCAACGATAAAAAGCACAGAAGATAACAAAAGATCGACTGCCGAAATGGAAGCTGAAGTTCAGGAAAAGAAAGCGGCATTGCATGCCAAATTGGAATTGGTGGGGAATCTTGTTCATGACACTGTCCCTATCAGCATTGATGAG GCCAATAACCAGGTGATAAGGACATGGGGTGAGCAACGCATAGAGGCCAATTTGAAAAGTCACGTCGACCTTGTTGAGCTTCTTGGGATTGTGGATACCAAGAGAG GCTCAAATGTGGCTGGTGGTAGAGGTTTCTACTTGAAAGGTGATGGTGTGCTCCTCAATCAAGCTTTGATAAATTATGGTCTTGCTTTCATGTCAAACAAGGAATATACACCATTAATGACCCCATTCTTTATGAGAAAAGATATTATGGCAAGATGTGCACAATTAGCCCAATTTGATGAAGAACTGTACAAG GTCACTGGGGAGGGAGATGATAAGTACCTAATTGCCACTGCTGAGCAGCCACTATGTGCCTACCACTTGGATGATTGGATGCACCCCAATGACCTCCCCAtaag GTATGTTGGATATTCGTCGTGCTTCCGGAAAGAAGCTGGGTCCCATGGTCGAGACACACTTGGGATTTTCAGAGTTCATCAATTTGAGAAAGTCGAACAATTTTGCATTACTGCCCCTGATGACAATAAGTCATGGAAGATGCTTGAAGAGATGATAACAAACTCTGAAGAATTTTATCAGTCA TTGAAACTCCCCTACCAGATTGTTGCCATTGTGTCTGGTGCTTTGAATGACGCAGCAGCGAAAAAGTATGATTTGGAAGCATGGTTTCCTGCGTCTAAAACATATAGAGAGTTGGTGTCCTGTTCGAACTGCACAGATTATCAGTCAAGAAAACTGGAAATCCGATTTGGTCAGAAAAAGGTACCTCTATGCATGATATCTTTCTTAGAGATATATCTGTATTTGGTCAGAAAAAG AGCAATGACCAAAACAAGCAATACGTGCATCTGCTGA